A section of the Falco biarmicus isolate bFalBia1 chromosome 3, bFalBia1.pri, whole genome shotgun sequence genome encodes:
- the SOCS6 gene encoding suppressor of cytokine signaling 6: MKKISLKTIRKSFNLNKSKDESDFVVVQQPSLSEFGKDDSLFGSCYGKDLASCEVNSEDEKGGKNRSKSESLMGTLKRRLSAKQKQKGKGSTPSVSSADDDTFSSSSAPITFKDVRAQRPLRSTSLRNHHYSPTPWPLRPTNSEETCIKMEVKVKALVHSSNPSPALNGVRKDFHDLQSDSVFQEQNNALKNTESQNGDLHLHIDEHVPVVIGLMPQDYIQYTVPLDEGMYPLEGSRSYCLDSSSPMEVSTVSSQVGGNAFHEEESQVDQDVVVAPDIFVDQTVNGLLIGTTGVMLQSSRVNHSDVPPLSPLLPPMQNNQIQRNFNGLNGTDAHVAESMRCHLNFDPNTAPGVGRVYDSVQNSGPMVVTSLTEELKKLAKQGWYWGPITRWEAEGKLANVPDGSFLVRDSSDDRYLLSLSFRSHGKTLHTRIEHSNGRFSFYEQPDVEGHTSIVDLIEHSIRDSENGAFCYSRSRLPGSATYPVRLTNPVSRFMQVRSLQYLCRFVIRQYTRIDLIQKLPLPNKMKDYLQEKHY; this comes from the coding sequence atgaagaaaattagtCTCAAAACAATTCGCAAGTCCTTTAacttaaataaaagtaaagatGAAAGTGACTTTGTAGTGGTTCAGCAGCCATCGTTAAGTGAATTTGGAAAAGATGACTCCTTGTTTGGCAGCTGCTATGGTAAAGATTTGGCTAGCTGTGAAGTCAATAGTGAAGATGAAAAAGGCGGCAAAAATAGATCAAAAAGTGAAAGCTTAATGGGTACGTTAAAAAGGAGgctttcagcaaaacaaaaacagaaaggcaaaggcagcacaCCATCTGTAAGCTCTGCAGATGATGAcaccttttcttcctcatctgctCCAATAACCTTCAAAGATGTGCGAGCTCAAAGACCTCTGAGATCCACCTCCCTCCGTAATCACCATTACAGTCCAACTCCATGGCCTCTTCGACCTACAAATTCAGAAGAGACTTGCATCAAAATGGAAGTGAAAGTGAAGGCCTTGGTCCATTCCTCTAATCCAAGCCCAGCACTGAATGGTGTTCGAAAGGACTTCCATGACTTGCAGTCAGACAGCGTGTTCCAGGAACAAaacaatgcattaaaaaatacgGAATCTCAGAATGGGGACTTGCATCTTCATATTGATGAACATGTGCCTGTAGTTATTGGATTAATGCCTCAGGACTACATTCAGTATACTGTGCCTTTAGATGAGGGAATGTATCCTTTGGAAGGATCACGTAGTTACTGTCTGGATAGTTCCTCACCCATGGAAGTTTCAACTGTTTCTTCTCAAGTGGGGGGGAATGCTTTCCATGAAGAAGAGAGCCAAGTGGATCAGGATGTAGTCGTTGCACCGGATATCTTTGTGGACCAGACAGTGAATGGCTTGTTGATTGGTACCACAGGGGTCATGTTGCAAAGCTCAAGAGTTAATCACAGCGATGTCCCTCCACTCTCGCCTTTGCTACCTCCAATGCAGAATAATCAAATCCAAAGGAACTTCAATGGATTAAATGGCACAGATGCCCATGTGGCTGAAAGTATGCGCTGCCATTTGAATTTTGATCCTAACACTGCCCCTGGAGTTGGAAGAGTTTATGATTCTGTTCAGAACAGTGGTCCTATGGTTGTGACAAGTCtcacagaagaactgaaaaaacttGCAAAACAAGGATGGTACTGGGGCCCCATTACACGttgggaggcagagggaaaatTAGCTAATGTGCCTGATGGCTCGTTTCTCGTTCGAGATAGTTCTGATGATCGTTATCTTTTAAGTTTGAGTTTTCGTTCCCATGGAAAAACTCTTCACACTAGAATTGAACACTCAAATGGTAGGTTTAGCTTTTATGAACAACCAGATGTGGAGGGACATACGTCTATAGTTGACTTAATTGAACATTCAATCAGGGACTCTGAAAATGGAGCTTTCTGCTATTCGAGATCCCGACTGCCTGGATCTGCAACTTACCCAGTGAGACTGACAAATCCAGTATCTCGGTTTATGCAGGTGCGTTCTTTACAATATCTGTGTCGTTTTGTTATACGTCAGTACACCAGAATAGACCTGATTCAGAAACTGCCTTTGCCAAACAAAATGAAGGATTATTTACAGGAAAAGCACTACTGA